A single region of the Moritella sp. Urea-trap-13 genome encodes:
- the panD gene encoding aspartate 1-decarboxylase: protein MQTTMLKGKLHQARVTHAELNYEGSCAIDQDMLDASGILEYEAIDIYNIDNGERFSTYAIAGERGSKIISVNGAAARKAAVGDRIIICAYVRMDNEAAKQHKPSLVYLDQVNDIVRTSNDIPVQVA, encoded by the coding sequence ATGCAAACCACAATGCTAAAAGGTAAGTTACACCAAGCGCGTGTAACACATGCGGAACTAAATTATGAAGGTTCATGTGCAATCGATCAAGATATGCTTGATGCATCAGGGATCCTAGAATATGAAGCAATCGATATCTACAACATTGATAATGGTGAGCGCTTTTCAACTTACGCAATCGCTGGCGAACGCGGTTCAAAAATCATTTCAGTGAACGGTGCTGCAGCACGTAAAGCCGCAGTAGGCGATCGCATCATCATCTGTGCTTATGTTCGTATGGATAATGAAGCAGCGAAACAACACAAGCCTTCACTTGTTTATCTTGATCAAGTGAATGATATTGTTCGCACAAGTAACGATATTCCAGTACAGGTTGCCTAG